In one window of Nitrospiraceae bacterium DNA:
- a CDS encoding MFS transporter encodes MEPQHGNGAAIASRPNVTWSPHLLTRDFTLVWWGQMVSQIGDGVSKLALLWFVYAITGSPLKTTMIGLLQTLPPILFGPFIGVIVDRVPKKLLLISSDLIRAVVLGVIPCLLPVDSFSIERLYLMVFVHAVASAVFGPALTAAIPALVSRNEFTAANALLQTTTSIGIIVGPVLSGVGIATMSSQEVLCVNAVSYVVSAACFLFIRFPSSDAAPRGATPAGGPLKEVVDGFRYVLGQQRIILLLIGAASMYTFATSAFSTLFPVFGKKLLDLGPVEVGYLWSAFGIGLLLVSLGLVSLSGWSLPRRIQIMSASSFISGLALLGLIVTTNRLVAAFLMVIIGMGAGTLTPIAWGVLQEIAPATLLGRVLAIYNLGAMTSAIAGMTIFGWTTQEFGERPSVFGIGVGLFLSALVAARVVRWIHSNWTGVVPEPVQEDAQPVVLATQTTSR; translated from the coding sequence ATGGAGCCACAGCACGGGAACGGAGCGGCGATAGCATCGCGTCCGAACGTGACGTGGTCGCCACATCTACTCACGCGGGACTTCACGCTCGTTTGGTGGGGCCAGATGGTCTCCCAGATCGGGGACGGTGTGTCCAAGCTCGCCTTGCTGTGGTTCGTCTATGCGATTACCGGGTCTCCGTTGAAGACCACGATGATCGGCCTCCTGCAGACCTTGCCTCCGATTCTCTTCGGGCCGTTCATTGGAGTCATCGTCGACCGGGTTCCCAAGAAACTCCTGCTCATCAGCAGCGATCTCATCCGGGCCGTGGTGCTGGGGGTCATTCCCTGCCTGCTGCCGGTGGATTCCTTCAGTATCGAGCGGCTGTATCTGATGGTATTCGTGCATGCCGTGGCATCGGCCGTGTTTGGACCGGCCTTGACGGCCGCGATCCCCGCCTTGGTGTCGCGGAATGAGTTCACGGCGGCGAACGCGCTGTTGCAAACGACCACGAGCATCGGCATCATCGTGGGCCCGGTCTTGAGCGGTGTGGGCATCGCCACGATGAGCTCGCAAGAAGTGCTGTGTGTCAATGCCGTCAGCTACGTCGTGTCAGCGGCCTGCTTCCTGTTCATTCGGTTTCCAAGTTCGGATGCGGCACCCAGAGGGGCAACGCCTGCCGGGGGCCCGCTGAAGGAAGTGGTTGACGGATTCCGCTACGTGCTCGGGCAACAGCGGATTATTCTGCTCCTGATCGGGGCGGCTTCCATGTATACCTTTGCAACCAGCGCCTTCAGCACCCTCTTTCCTGTCTTCGGCAAGAAGCTGCTGGATCTTGGGCCGGTGGAAGTCGGTTACCTCTGGTCCGCTTTCGGAATCGGCTTGCTCCTGGTCTCCCTCGGCCTGGTATCCTTGTCCGGCTGGTCCCTTCCGCGCCGCATCCAAATTATGTCGGCATCAAGCTTTATCAGCGGGTTGGCGCTGCTCGGCCTGATCGTGACCACGAATCGGCTGGTCGCTGCGTTTCTCATGGTCATCATTGGGATGGGAGCCGGGACTTTGACGCCGATTGCCTGGGGAGTGCTGCAGGAGATCGCGCCGGCCACGCTCTTGGGGCGAGTACTGGCCATTTACAATTTGGGTGCGATGACGTCGGCCATTGCCGGTATGACCATCTTCGGCTGGACGACGCAGGAATTCGGTGAGCGGCCCAGTGTGTTCGGTATCGGAGTCGGTTTGTTTTTGTCGGCCCTGGTGGCGGCGCGGGTCGTTCGCTGGATCCACAGCAATTGGACGGGAGTCGTTCCTGAACCGGTGCAAGAGGATGCCCAGCCGGTCGTGTTGGCCACTCAGACGACGAGCCGATAG
- a CDS encoding BON domain-containing protein yields MGMRVVSQSVGPVALSAFLCLGLATTGWGETSSESKGEAAPPQRPKDAEVKPKEPELKPAESKAKEPEPKQREEPPKVKEPESKPKESEAKPKETESKPKESEAKPKEPAARAKESEHKAKDPEQKAKDADNKAKDKEKDKEKESEVLADKPCPTPPPAAETKVAAEQLAPGGETGNGDRPKAAEPEVKKPMRSSMVTAKLALMGDPRLFPFDIEVDAKEKDLVLLGKVTNESEKRAATEIVRCLEGVRGVENRLKIESDAMHGLQSDRDKVLTQLVKERFEKSKTLQSVKFDVKTEDGIVTLTGTTRFQVIVLEAAQAARQVPGVRAVNTENVRLVAGE; encoded by the coding sequence ATGGGGATGCGAGTCGTCAGTCAGTCGGTCGGGCCGGTGGCGCTGAGTGCGTTCTTGTGTCTGGGGCTCGCGACGACGGGATGGGGAGAGACGTCGTCGGAAAGCAAAGGTGAGGCTGCGCCTCCTCAACGGCCGAAGGACGCCGAGGTGAAGCCGAAAGAGCCCGAATTGAAACCGGCAGAATCGAAAGCCAAGGAGCCCGAGCCAAAACAACGGGAGGAACCTCCCAAGGTCAAGGAACCCGAATCGAAACCAAAGGAGTCTGAGGCTAAACCGAAAGAAACTGAGTCCAAGCCGAAAGAGTCTGAGGCGAAGCCCAAGGAGCCGGCGGCCAGGGCCAAAGAATCGGAGCATAAGGCCAAGGATCCGGAACAGAAGGCGAAAGACGCGGACAATAAGGCCAAGGACAAAGAAAAAGACAAGGAGAAGGAATCGGAAGTGTTGGCGGACAAACCCTGCCCAACCCCGCCACCGGCGGCAGAGACCAAGGTCGCAGCGGAGCAGCTGGCACCAGGCGGCGAGACGGGTAACGGAGACCGCCCGAAGGCCGCTGAGCCTGAGGTGAAGAAGCCGATGCGCTCCTCGATGGTGACGGCGAAACTTGCGCTGATGGGAGATCCGCGGTTGTTCCCGTTCGACATCGAGGTCGATGCCAAGGAGAAAGATCTGGTGTTGCTGGGGAAGGTCACCAACGAGTCCGAGAAGCGCGCGGCGACGGAGATTGTTCGTTGTTTGGAGGGCGTCCGCGGGGTCGAGAATCGGTTGAAAATTGAGTCCGACGCCATGCACGGGCTGCAATCCGATCGCGACAAGGTGCTGACTCAACTGGTCAAGGAACGGTTTGAGAAGAGCAAAACCTTGCAATCGGTGAAGTTCGATGTAAAAACGGAGGACGGCATTGTCACGTTGACCGGTACGACTCGTTTTCAGGTCATCGTGTTGGAAGCAGCCCAGGCGGCGAGGCAGGTCCCTGGGGTGCGGGCCGTCAACACGGAAAATGTTCGCCTAGTGGCCGGAGAATAG
- a CDS encoding MFS transporter: MADESQSTSGASEVSGWRLLATRDFGCLWAGQVVSQIGDGLNKVALLWFVYEMTGSALKMTAIGLLQTIPPLVFGPLIGVYLDALPKKSVMIIVDLLRTLMVLLIPAFYAFDMLTLERLYILVFLISIVSTIFGPALASAVPLIVQRSQLTTANAFLQSTTNIGVLLGPAVSGLGIALIGAQNVLYVDAATFLVSAICLMPIHVRDNRTVKGLEALSTPVVQDMMVGFRFVFLQHRVVFALMITAVLYNLAISAFVFLLPVVAKDLLQVGPMELGWLWSALGIGMLAASLWLARVPQGNFQDRVGKIGRSLAIGGIAVCTLGLVQTPVLFSTFLLIVIIGGSTSLFYPVVWAMLQEVTPEHLLGRVFTTFSTGGMASAMIGMAGFGWAADAVGPAASLIGIGLLLLLTAVVTMHVSRRDLVMRPATA; encoded by the coding sequence ATGGCAGACGAGTCACAATCTACGAGTGGCGCGAGCGAGGTCTCCGGCTGGAGATTGCTGGCGACCAGGGATTTTGGGTGCCTCTGGGCCGGTCAGGTCGTCTCGCAGATCGGCGACGGCCTGAATAAGGTTGCACTGCTTTGGTTTGTGTATGAAATGACGGGCTCGGCCTTGAAGATGACGGCCATCGGGCTGCTTCAGACGATTCCCCCGTTGGTGTTTGGTCCTCTGATCGGCGTGTACCTCGATGCGCTACCCAAGAAGTCGGTCATGATCATTGTCGACCTCTTGCGTACGCTCATGGTCTTACTGATTCCGGCCTTTTATGCCTTCGATATGTTGACGCTGGAGCGACTGTATATCCTGGTCTTTCTGATTTCCATTGTCTCGACCATCTTCGGACCGGCGCTTGCATCGGCCGTGCCGCTGATCGTCCAACGGTCTCAGCTCACCACGGCCAACGCCTTTCTGCAGAGCACCACGAACATCGGTGTCTTGCTCGGTCCGGCCGTCAGCGGGTTGGGCATCGCATTGATCGGCGCGCAAAACGTACTCTACGTGGATGCCGCGACGTTTCTGGTGTCGGCCATTTGCCTCATGCCGATTCACGTGAGAGACAACCGGACGGTGAAGGGGCTCGAAGCCCTCTCGACGCCGGTGGTGCAAGATATGATGGTGGGTTTCCGCTTCGTGTTCTTGCAGCATCGCGTGGTGTTCGCGCTGATGATTACAGCAGTGCTCTATAATCTGGCTATCAGTGCTTTCGTGTTCCTGCTGCCGGTAGTGGCTAAGGACCTCCTGCAGGTCGGACCGATGGAACTGGGGTGGCTCTGGTCCGCGCTCGGCATCGGAATGCTGGCTGCCTCGCTCTGGTTGGCACGGGTGCCCCAAGGGAATTTTCAAGACCGGGTCGGCAAGATCGGCCGTTCGCTTGCGATCGGTGGCATTGCGGTCTGCACGTTGGGTTTGGTTCAGACGCCGGTGCTCTTCAGTACGTTCCTGTTGATCGTGATCATCGGGGGAAGCACATCGCTGTTCTATCCGGTCGTCTGGGCGATGCTCCAGGAAGTCACGCCCGAGCATCTCCTCGGGAGAGTGTTTACGACGTTCAGCACCGGAGGCATGGCCTCGGCCATGATCGGCATGGCCGGCTTCGGATGGGCCGCTGACGCGGTTGGTCCAGCCGCCAGTCTCATCGGCATCGGACTGCTTCTCCTGCTCACTGCCGTGGTTACCATGCACGTCAGCCGGCGTGACCTGGTCATGCGACCGGCGACGGCCTAA
- a CDS encoding glycosyltransferase family 4 protein, whose amino-acid sequence MRIAQVSPLWESVPPKLYGGTERIVSYITEELVRQGHEVTLFASGDSVTAAKLESPCQQALRLNTGIFNREAPLIQMIEQVFSTADQFDIIHSHLDFLAFSLSRRCRTPTVTTLHGRLDLPELVPVFRDFAEMPLVSISNSQRRPLPWCNWQNTVYHGLPKNLYKFNPEPGKYLAFLGRISPEKCPDQAIEIAKRVGLPMKMAAKVDPADRAYFERVVEPLLDHPLIEFVGEITDAQKSEFIGNAIGLVCPYDWPEPFGLVLIESLACGTPVLAYRRGSIPEIIEHGVTGFISEHIGEMASQVEALTTLDRHRCRQVFDERFTSERMTNDYLKIYQQLIQDAAAVTGQQGRQHASQR is encoded by the coding sequence ATGAGGATCGCGCAAGTGTCACCGTTGTGGGAAAGTGTGCCTCCGAAACTCTATGGGGGAACCGAGCGCATCGTGTCCTACATCACGGAGGAATTGGTCCGGCAAGGCCATGAAGTAACGTTGTTTGCCAGCGGCGATTCCGTGACGGCGGCGAAACTAGAATCGCCCTGTCAGCAAGCGTTGAGACTCAACACCGGTATTTTCAACCGTGAAGCCCCGCTCATCCAGATGATCGAGCAGGTGTTCAGCACGGCGGACCAATTCGACATCATCCACTCGCATCTCGACTTTCTCGCATTTTCTTTGTCCCGTCGTTGCCGCACCCCGACCGTGACCACGCTGCACGGACGGTTGGATCTCCCGGAACTCGTCCCGGTGTTCCGCGATTTTGCCGAGATGCCCCTCGTCTCGATTTCCAATTCCCAGCGCCGGCCGCTTCCCTGGTGCAACTGGCAGAATACGGTCTACCACGGGCTTCCGAAAAATCTGTACAAATTCAACCCTGAACCAGGAAAGTACCTGGCCTTCCTCGGTCGGATTTCCCCGGAAAAGTGTCCCGACCAAGCGATCGAAATCGCGAAGCGGGTGGGGTTGCCCATGAAGATGGCTGCGAAGGTGGACCCGGCCGACCGCGCGTATTTCGAGCGGGTGGTGGAGCCATTGTTGGACCATCCCCTGATCGAGTTCGTCGGTGAGATCACGGATGCGCAAAAGAGTGAATTCATCGGTAATGCGATCGGACTGGTGTGTCCCTATGATTGGCCGGAACCCTTTGGGCTGGTCTTGATCGAAAGTCTGGCCTGTGGTACCCCTGTCCTGGCCTACCGGCGGGGTTCCATCCCCGAAATCATCGAGCATGGCGTCACAGGCTTCATCAGCGAGCATATCGGCGAAATGGCCAGTCAGGTGGAAGCCCTGACGACCTTGGATCGCCATCGCTGCCGCCAGGTGTTTGATGAGCGCTTTACCTCCGAGCGCATGACCAACGATTATCTGAAGATTTATCAGCAACTCATTCAAGATGCGGCTGCGGTGACCGGACAGCAGGGACGCCAGCACGCGTCCCAACGGTAA
- a CDS encoding TolC family protein, whose amino-acid sequence MSRRLCGNARPLVLVLALMIGGTSPSFGLEVTKPVPAERREAQSLSDAVVKALQNNLDITIGRQTKDSRLADIVIEQAKFDPTVSLNGQYNRQVSPLNRPVLGFTGANLQDITKFDQNNSSITADVTQNLYSGANVDLNYSPQRTFVGGQNTFLFNPAWTGGLALTVTQPLLRNFGTDINKTFIYIAQNNATVEQHVFLDRVLNVIATVEQTFWELVFSNENLKVAQAALKAAEELLASNRAKAKAGVMSIVDVLQAEAAVASRVEQILVAEKSIRDQEDQLRRLLNPAEEELRQDLRLIPTDPPVTALEPLSLQEAIDIAMERRPEILQAGKNVETSDLNVKFAKNQLLPTLSFQGTMGLSGLGSDYGDATKRNFGGDFYNYGAGLVLSYPLGNRSAYSTYNKRQLESRNAQASLISVRQQVIVGVREAVRRVQTDFKRIETTRSARIMAEKQLQAEQERLKVGLSTTRFVLDFQRDLATAQGNELRAIVDYNKSLSNLARNKATTLERYNLRLE is encoded by the coding sequence ATGAGTCGTCGACTTTGCGGAAACGCACGTCCACTCGTCCTCGTCCTGGCCCTGATGATCGGCGGAACGTCGCCGTCCTTCGGCCTGGAAGTCACCAAGCCGGTGCCGGCGGAACGCCGTGAGGCGCAGTCGCTGTCCGACGCGGTCGTAAAGGCGCTTCAAAACAATCTCGACATCACCATCGGCCGCCAAACAAAAGACAGTCGACTCGCGGACATCGTCATCGAGCAGGCCAAGTTCGACCCGACCGTCAGCTTGAACGGACAATACAATCGTCAGGTGTCGCCGCTCAATCGGCCGGTTCTAGGCTTCACCGGCGCCAATCTGCAGGACATTACGAAGTTCGACCAGAACAACTCCTCGATCACCGCCGACGTTACGCAAAATCTTTATTCCGGCGCCAATGTCGACCTGAACTACAGCCCCCAACGCACCTTCGTCGGCGGTCAGAATACGTTCTTGTTCAACCCGGCATGGACCGGTGGTCTTGCCTTGACCGTCACCCAACCCCTGTTGCGCAACTTCGGAACCGACATCAATAAGACGTTTATTTACATCGCCCAGAACAACGCCACGGTCGAACAGCATGTCTTTCTCGATCGCGTCCTGAATGTCATCGCCACCGTGGAGCAAACTTTCTGGGAGTTGGTATTCTCGAATGAAAACCTCAAAGTGGCGCAGGCCGCTTTGAAGGCAGCCGAGGAACTGCTGGCCAGCAACCGCGCCAAGGCCAAGGCCGGCGTCATGTCGATTGTCGACGTGTTGCAGGCCGAAGCCGCGGTCGCCTCACGCGTCGAACAGATACTTGTCGCGGAGAAATCGATTCGCGACCAGGAGGACCAGCTGCGCCGCCTCCTGAATCCGGCGGAGGAAGAATTGCGGCAGGATCTGCGCCTGATTCCGACCGATCCCCCCGTCACAGCGCTGGAGCCCTTGAGCCTCCAGGAAGCCATCGACATCGCGATGGAACGCCGGCCGGAGATTCTTCAAGCCGGCAAGAACGTCGAAACCAGCGACCTCAACGTCAAATTCGCGAAGAATCAGCTGCTGCCCACCCTGTCCTTCCAGGGCACGATGGGCCTTTCCGGGTTGGGCTCAGACTATGGGGACGCGACCAAGCGAAATTTCGGCGGCGACTTTTACAACTATGGTGCCGGCCTGGTCCTGAGCTACCCGTTGGGCAACCGGTCGGCCTACAGCACCTATAACAAACGCCAGTTGGAATCACGCAACGCGCAGGCCTCACTGATCAGCGTCCGCCAGCAGGTGATTGTCGGAGTGCGCGAAGCCGTTCGGCGTGTGCAAACCGACTTCAAACGAATCGAAACGACGAGGTCGGCACGCATCATGGCCGAGAAGCAGTTGCAGGCCGAGCAGGAGAGGTTGAAGGTCGGCCTCAGTACGACCCGTTTTGTGCTCGATTTCCAGCGAGACCTGGCCACGGCCCAGGGCAACGAGTTGCGCGCGATCGTGGACTATAACAAGTCACTCTCAAATCTCGCCCGTAACAAGGCCACAACGCTGGAACGTTACAACCTCAGGCTGGAGTAA